One genomic segment of Ascaphus truei isolate aAscTru1 chromosome 23, aAscTru1.hap1, whole genome shotgun sequence includes these proteins:
- the LOC142473008 gene encoding uncharacterized protein LOC142473008, with the protein MERKRVRVDGIPTDIPAERAKDKLTIHFLRHRNGGGDPEEIEILPGPPAYALVTFEEAKVVERVLQVKDHMLTMNGKSYLLKVSEPSDKLEPDEVFLKSSLTVNYKKFPEGYKNPMKCLSKIHKDVLFNFDHEEKTCTVSGAYTKIQTLSQEILKIVGLGCEDSKRGPPEVESKEHFKAKHNSPSPQLRDTILQRQTEDQVHSTLYAGADLKKYPSRGDPIEQVADPLIWDSDIYKYMLTFHNDEYQHILYKHQVQAVDASSEGITSLYLQAAAEIHGQAIDMSNARGDLLLLYQGLELELRKEQISKKEIKGDRDRMKTLFRDLQKLFPMLLCHEDERYLYFIGNAADVTLAKQYINDIQFQKDIPKSLKISEMFSGAQVALNQRKPKTRPLMESKPHSHRYASSEAKGDNKIAARFNPPKSLISSPQWEPAGATKYMEQPANTERRLQEKEYEKGERPDQNADSLRRYVREEPLVKDEDDGVSQAKATDKSTTQVKGWDVIPSPNAEKDGMSQRTWTSRGVGPVKPLPLFNPSSELQYSSLTDMNTYPVDYKASETKTTLRRSNSFSRVYSRDGSVSDRQVDVVQDYLKDSATAQHEDLIATDDFVFVNHMVWSYMKDLHKSDIEVMCSGVLLSEEQKKDFTILKLKATNRSKLLLAKESIQSLYNELSINTTFQSFSYSVLEVQGPGDRALESLCSAFLKCSNKLRIRLEKYKMDLTYPKEIQSNVYEEHRRFLESKRMSPSLWSSSLANDSQVSLGSPEKIEPGNEPDVLDNRSHDHGLDFQHSKCHSSEFLSDSLHTNSQSRTPSSDTRTGDVASETSQFQGIKGLGNLGDTDQNIFLVGDYKLTAMGDASTNLFKYPKSSSQESSPSDIQSPTHPKELQDFSKVDTFIEEPDLYKAKRALPNKFQLDKSRTKDSFEDDTVGFRSHVHIHDNTYQSLPHQINSPTQDVKERVMLTSREVGEDCKQENLILNKDLTLQEETSAAELRSPAVGQEAENTDTSCDRCKNDYVTIKVSCGHSLCNNCLSSTNYACQVCLGSSTPNANDNIKVTMTHTTMSLSLQGYERHPSLKIIYDVPDGVQGAGHPHPGSPYQGDRFEAYLPDNRDGRKLLLLLDAALNQGLTFKIQSMGSKDKVTWNNIPHKTSPDGGKIKNGYPDSYYIKNVYWQLKENGIE; encoded by the exons atggagagaaagagggtgcggGTGGACGGAATTCCCACGGATATCCCCGCCGAGCGCGCCAAGGACAAACTCACCATCCACTTCCtgcggcaccgcaatggaggGGGAGATCCGGAAGAGATCGAGATCCTGCCGGGACCTCCGGCTTACGCCTTGGTCACATTTGAAGAAGCCAAAG TGGTTGAGAGGGTCCTTCAAGTCAAGGATCACATGCTCACCATGAACGGGAAGTCATATCTTCTGAAAGTTAGCGAGCCCTCTGACAAGCTGGAACCCGATGAG gtgtttCTGAAATCGTCTCTCACTGTAAATTACAAAAAGTTTCCAGAAGGCTATAAAAACCCCATGAAGTGTTTGAGCAAGATCCACAAAGATGTCCTCTTCAACTTTGATCATGAGGAGAAAACATGCACGGTAAGCGGGGCCTACACAAAGATTCAAACCTTGAGCCAGGAGATCTTGAAGATAGTAGGCCTTGGATGTGAAGACTCAAAGAGAGGTCCACCGGAAGTGGAGAGCAAAGAACATTTCAAAGCCAAACACAACTCCCCCTCACCTCAACTCAGAGACACCATCTTGCAGAGACAGACTGAAGACCAAGTCCACAGTACCCTTTATGCCGGAGCCGATTTGAAGAAATATCCATCAAGGGGAGACCCCATTGAACAAGTTGCAGACCCTCTAATCTGGGACTCTGATATCTACAAGTACATGCTGACCTTTCACAACGATGAGTATCAGCACATATTATACAAGCACCAAGTTCAAGCAGTGGATGCCAGCTCTGAAGGCATCACCAGTCTATATCTCCAGGCGGCAGCTGAGATCCATGGCCAAGCGATAGACATGTCGAATGCACGAGGCGATCTCTTGCTTCTTTACCAAGGATTGGAACTGGAGCTTCGGAAAGAGCAGATAAGTAAAAAAGAGATAAAAGGTGATAGGGATCGTATGAAGACATTGTTCAGAGACCTTCAAAAGCTATTCCCCATGCTCCTTTGCCATGAAGATGAGAGATATTTGTACTTTATTGGCAACGCTGCGGATGTTACTCTAGCCAAGCAATACATTAATGATATACAGTTTCAAAAGGATATCCCTAAATCTCTGAAAATTTCAGAAATGTTTTCTGGTGCCCAAGTGGCATTGAACCAGAGGAAGCCCAAGACTAGACCATTGATGGAGTCCAAGCCTCACTCTCATAGATATGCCAGTTCTGAAGCCAAGGGAGACAACAAAATAGCCGCCCGGTTCAACCCTCCCAAATCTTTAATTTCTTCGCCACAATGGGAACCTGCGGGAGCCACCAAGTACATGGAGCAACCGGCCAACACCGAGAGACGGCTGCAAGAGAAGGAGTATGAGAAAGGTGAACGGCCAGACCAGAATGCAGACTCATTACGGCGCTATGTGAGGGAAGAGCCTCTGGTTAAAGATGAGGATGATGGTGTTTCACAAGCTAAAGCTACAGACAAGAGCACAACACAGGTCAAAGGATGGGATGTTATCCCTTCACCGAATGCAGAAAAAGATGGGATGAGTCAGAGAACTTGGACCTCCAGAGGTGTAGGTCCAGTGAAGCCTCTCCCACTTTTCAACCCATCAAGTGAACTTCAATACTCAAGTCTAACGGATATGAACACTTATCCTGTGGATTATAAGGCTTCGGAAACCAAAACCACCCTCAGGAGATCAAATAGCTTCTCTCGTGTATATTCTAGGGATGGCTCCGTGTCCGACAGACAAGTGGATGTGGTCCAAGATTATCTTAAAGACAGTGCCACGGCACAACATGAGGATTTGATAGCTACAGATGATTTTGTTTTTGTGAACCATATGGTCTGGTCCTACATGAAGGATCTTCACAAATCGGACATTGAAGTGATGTGTAGTGGAGTATTATTGAGTGAGGAGCAAAAGAAAGATTTCACTATTTTAAAGCTCAAAGCGACCAACAGATCCAAGTTGCTCTTAGCAAAGGAAAGTATTCAATCTTTGTATAACGAACTAAGCATCAATACTACCTTCCAATCTTTCAGCTACTCTGTGCTTGAGGTCCAAGGCCCAGGTGACAGAGCTTTAGAAAGTTTGTGCAGTGCATTTCTGAAATGCTCTAATAAACTTCGAATTAGGCTGGAGAAATATAAGATGGACCTCACGTACCCCAAAGAGATCCAGTCAAACGTGTACGAGGAACACAGGCGATTTTTAGAAAGCAAAAGGATGTCTCCCAGCCTTTGGTCCTCATCTTTGGCGAACGATAGTCAAGTCTCCTTGGGAAGTCCCGAGAAGATTGAACCGGGGAATGAACCAGATGTGCTTGACAACAGGAGCCATGATCATGGTCTGGATTTCCAGCATTCAAAGTGTCATTCTTCGGAATTCCTTTCTGATTCTCTGCACACCAATTCGCAATCCCGGACACCGTCTTCTGATACAAGAACCGGTGATGTTGCCTCAGAAACCAGCCAGTTTCAAGGGATCAAAGGTTTGGGGAACCTGGGTGACACTGACCAGAACATATTTTTGGTAGGAGACTACAAATTGACAGCTATGGGTGATGCAAGTACCAACTTATTTAAATACCCAAAGTCTTCTTCTCAAGAAAGTAGCCCCTCAGACATACAAAGTCCTACACACCCAAAAGAACTTCAAGATTTCTCAAAAGTGGATACATTTATTGAGGAACCAGATCTCTATAAAGCTAAAAGGGCCCTTCCGAATAAATTCCAGTTGGATAAGAGTAGAACAAAAGATAGTTTTGAGGATGACACAGTAGGTTTCAGAAGCCACGTTCACATTCACGATAATACATACCAGTCATTGCCTCACCAAATTAACTCTCCAACACAAGATGTCAAAGAAAGAGTTATGTTAACGTCAAGGGAAGTTGGAGAGGACTGTAAGCAAGAGAATCTCATTCTTAATAAGGATCTCACACTCCAAGAGGAGACTAGCGCTGCCGAGTTGAGAAGTCCTGCAGTTGGCCAAGAGGCGGAGAACACAGATACAAGCTGTGATCGGTGTAAGAACGATTACGTAACGATCAAAGTTTCATGTGGTCACTCCTTGTGTAATAACTGCCTTTCATCGACAAATTATGCGTGCCAGGTTTGTCTCGGTTCTTCAACACCAAATGCCAACGACAACATCAAGGTCACCATGACGCACACAACGATGAGCCTGAGTTTACAGGGATACGAACGACACCCTTCTCTGAAGATCATATATGATGTACCGGATGgggtgcagggg GCTGGACACCCTCACCCAGGAAGTCCATACCAAGGAGACCGATTCGAAGCTTATCTCCCTGATAACCGTGACGGGAGGAAGCTTCTGCTCCTGCTGGATGCGGCTCTTAACCAAGGGCTTACCTTCAAAATCCAGTCCATGGGATCCAAGGACAAAGTGACCTGGAATAATATCCCTCATAAAACATCTCCAGATGGAGGAAAAATTAA AAATGGATACCCCGATTCTTACTACATCAAAAATGTGTATTGGCAGCTGAAGGAAAATGGAATCGAGTGA